From Paenibacillus physcomitrellae, the proteins below share one genomic window:
- a CDS encoding THUMP domain-containing class I SAM-dependent RNA methyltransferase, producing the protein MASKLELIATAPMGLEAVVARELKELGYTDVKVENGRVTFPGELIDICRCNLWLRTSDRVLIKMGEFEARTFDELFEGTKAIEWQDFIPANGEFPVEGRSHKSQLSSVPASQGIVKKAIVEKLKGTYHTEWFPENGPRYVIEVILLNDVAILTLDTTGAGLHKRGYRKHATEAPLKETLAAALIQLSRWNPSRPFYDPCCGSGTLPIEAAMIGWNVAPGLRRSFNSENWPVIPEELWEQAREEAFDAVDDSIPLEITGSDMDAEAIEIAQAAAKAAGFAKEIKFHVQPAARMTKTGEYGCLITNPPYGERIGDEKEIRRLISQLGRLSAEMPTWSFFAISPTPTFEKDFGRPADKRRKLFNGRIECQYYQYLGPLPPRNRD; encoded by the coding sequence ATGGCATCCAAACTGGAGTTAATCGCCACCGCCCCGATGGGTCTGGAGGCAGTCGTTGCCCGCGAATTGAAAGAACTGGGCTACACCGATGTAAAAGTTGAAAACGGCCGGGTCACGTTCCCCGGCGAGTTGATTGATATTTGCCGCTGCAATTTATGGCTGCGCACCTCGGACCGCGTGCTGATCAAGATGGGCGAATTCGAGGCCCGCACCTTCGATGAGCTGTTTGAAGGCACCAAAGCGATTGAATGGCAGGACTTTATTCCGGCGAATGGCGAATTTCCAGTGGAGGGACGTTCGCACAAATCGCAGCTCAGCAGCGTTCCCGCTTCTCAGGGCATCGTCAAGAAAGCGATTGTCGAGAAGCTGAAGGGCACCTACCATACGGAATGGTTCCCGGAGAACGGCCCGCGTTATGTCATTGAAGTCATTCTGCTAAATGACGTGGCGATCCTGACGCTGGACACGACAGGCGCCGGCCTGCACAAGCGGGGTTACCGCAAGCACGCTACCGAAGCTCCGCTTAAGGAGACGCTTGCTGCCGCTTTGATCCAGCTCAGCCGCTGGAATCCTTCCCGCCCGTTCTATGATCCTTGCTGCGGTTCCGGCACGCTGCCGATTGAAGCGGCCATGATCGGCTGGAACGTGGCGCCGGGTCTGCGCCGCTCCTTCAATTCGGAGAATTGGCCGGTCATTCCGGAGGAGCTGTGGGAGCAGGCGCGGGAAGAGGCTTTTGATGCGGTAGACGATTCAATTCCGCTTGAAATCACTGGCAGCGATATGGATGCGGAAGCGATCGAAATCGCCCAGGCGGCAGCCAAAGCCGCAGGCTTCGCCAAAGAAATCAAATTCCATGTGCAGCCTGCCGCACGCATGACCAAAACTGGCGAATACGGCTGTCTGATCACCAACCCTCCTTACGGGGAGCGGATTGGCGATGAGAAGGAAATCCGCAGGCTGATTTCCCAGCTGGGAAGGTTATCCGCTGAAATGCCGACCTGGTCCTTTTTTGCGATCAGCCCAACTCCAACCTTTGAAAAGGATTTCGGCCGTCCGGCGGACAAACGCCGCAAGCTCTTCAACGGACGAATCGAATGTCAGTATTATCAATACCTTGGCCCGCTTCCGCCACGGAACCGGGATTAA
- a CDS encoding O-methyltransferase, translated as MLLYKEDTVITPEQYSEELYKEDEALINVKRSLAEAGIQDVSVAAGYGRLLTMLVRMSGAKAVLEIGALGGYSGICLARGFAGEEGRLVSLEISDVNAGLASRNMEAAGFGGVAEYMIGEALDSIEELEKRGDRFDLFFIDADKGNYLNYLEKAIALANPGAIIVGDNTLLRGRTLNPDKNGPSVKIMRQFNEQIASNPRLMSTFLPAYDGLALAIVK; from the coding sequence TTGCTTTTATATAAGGAGGATACGGTGATTACACCTGAACAATACAGTGAAGAGCTTTATAAGGAAGACGAGGCGCTGATAAACGTCAAACGTTCGCTTGCCGAAGCAGGCATACAGGACGTATCGGTAGCCGCAGGCTACGGCCGCCTGCTGACGATGCTGGTGCGCATGTCCGGGGCCAAAGCGGTGCTGGAGATCGGCGCCCTTGGCGGATACAGCGGTATCTGCCTGGCCCGCGGATTTGCCGGTGAGGAAGGACGGCTGGTGTCCCTGGAGATCAGCGACGTTAACGCCGGGCTGGCGAGCAGGAATATGGAGGCCGCCGGTTTCGGAGGCGTAGCCGAATACATGATCGGCGAAGCGCTGGACAGCATAGAAGAATTGGAGAAGCGCGGCGACCGGTTCGATTTGTTTTTTATTGATGCGGACAAGGGCAATTATCTAAATTATCTGGAAAAAGCTATCGCGCTCGCCAATCCCGGCGCCATTATCGTCGGCGACAACACACTGCTTCGCGGACGTACCCTGAATCCGGACAAGAACGGTCCGTCCGTAAAGATTATGCGGCAGTTCAATGAGCAGATCGCATCCAATCCGCGGCTGATGAGCACCTTTCTGCCGGCGTATGACGGCCTGGCTCTGGCCATCGTCAAGTAG
- a CDS encoding MFS transporter, which produces MVLWVGAFLVNAGMTMITPFLSLYLAQNLHVEGEKALGLWAGLIFAANFATSFMFQPLWGKLADKYGRKIMLLRSGFGMAVVITLMGFATAPWQLLVLRMLNGTISGFNPAAVSLISSTTPKKNIGFAMGIIQSGTVAGTILGPLLGGLMANYVGFRPIFYITGALLFAASLLALFLVREKFDREEAAKRDEVSVLAGFRELGKTPQLPALFAVTFLLQFAMISPMSILPLYVEKLHGSSLNLPFWAGFVSAVTGLSNMISSPILGKFSDKVGAHKILTFALIGASITLIPQAFVGSVWQLAAVRFLMGVCMGGLLPSVNALIRMYTPDGMESRAFGFNSSTLALGNMLGALIGGFLSGYIGIEGLFVISGVLLLLNTVWVWMKLYAHKDKHKQTSFR; this is translated from the coding sequence ATGGTGCTTTGGGTTGGAGCTTTTCTAGTTAATGCCGGTATGACCATGATCACGCCATTCCTGTCTCTTTATTTAGCGCAAAACCTTCATGTCGAAGGCGAAAAAGCGCTGGGCTTGTGGGCCGGACTCATCTTTGCCGCCAACTTTGCCACTTCGTTTATGTTCCAGCCGCTGTGGGGCAAACTTGCCGATAAATACGGCCGAAAAATTATGCTGCTCCGCTCCGGGTTCGGCATGGCGGTTGTCATTACGCTGATGGGCTTTGCAACCGCTCCCTGGCAGCTGCTGGTGCTGAGGATGCTGAACGGTACGATTTCCGGCTTCAATCCGGCCGCTGTATCCCTGATTTCCAGCACAACGCCGAAGAAAAACATCGGCTTCGCCATGGGCATCATCCAGTCCGGCACCGTGGCCGGCACGATTCTGGGGCCGCTGCTTGGCGGACTTATGGCCAATTATGTCGGCTTCCGCCCGATCTTTTACATAACCGGGGCTCTGCTGTTCGCCGCTTCGCTGCTCGCCCTCTTCCTCGTCCGCGAGAAGTTCGACAGGGAGGAAGCAGCGAAGAGAGATGAAGTGTCCGTGCTGGCCGGCTTCCGGGAGCTTGGCAAAACACCGCAGCTTCCTGCCCTGTTCGCCGTCACGTTCCTGCTGCAGTTCGCGATGATCAGCCCGATGTCGATTCTGCCTTTGTATGTGGAGAAGCTGCATGGATCTTCGCTTAACCTGCCCTTCTGGGCGGGATTCGTCAGTGCGGTAACCGGTTTATCCAACATGATCTCTTCACCGATCCTCGGCAAATTCTCCGACAAGGTCGGCGCTCATAAAATATTGACGTTCGCTTTGATCGGCGCCTCGATCACGCTGATCCCGCAGGCTTTCGTCGGTTCGGTGTGGCAGCTGGCCGCCGTGCGCTTCCTGATGGGCGTCTGTATGGGCGGATTGCTGCCGAGCGTGAATGCCCTGATCCGCATGTACACCCCTGACGGCATGGAAAGCCGGGCCTTCGGCTTCAACAGCAGTACACTGGCCCTCGGCAATATGCTAGGCGCGCTGATCGGCGGATTTCTGTCCGGCTACATCGGGATCGAAGGGCTGTTCGTCATTTCCGGCGTTTTGCTGCTCCTGAATACTGTTTGGGTCTGGATGAAATTATACGCCCACAAGGACAAGCACAAGCAAACCTCGTTCCGATAA
- the hemE gene encoding uroporphyrinogen decarboxylase has translation MTYNDRFIRACFKQEVDQLPVWYMRQAGRYDPEYRKIKEKYSLLEICKQPELAAEVTMMPVRKLGVDAAILYSDIMNPVASIGIDFDIVKNIGPVIDNPIRTAADIDRLKPIDVEGDLGHILTTIELLNRELEVPLITFAGAPFTIASYLIEGQPSKSYIRTKSMMYGEPELWHRLMDKLGDMVITYLRAHVAHGGQAFQLFDSWVGALAPKDFEQFVLPTVTRIFAELQDLNVPKIYFPGVSSGELLPTLSGLQADVIGLDWRVSLTEGRRRLGGKHAVQGNLDPYVLTAPMEVIKRHAAAIIDEGVQEPGYVFNLGHGLFPEASLEKLHELTQFVHEYSAEAISRRGLSMQSK, from the coding sequence ATGACATATAACGACCGTTTTATTCGCGCCTGCTTCAAGCAGGAAGTAGATCAGCTGCCAGTCTGGTACATGCGTCAGGCAGGCAGATACGACCCGGAATACCGTAAAATCAAAGAAAAATACAGTCTGCTCGAAATTTGCAAGCAGCCTGAGCTGGCCGCAGAGGTCACGATGATGCCTGTCCGCAAACTCGGCGTGGACGCGGCTATTTTATATTCGGATATCATGAACCCGGTCGCTTCGATCGGCATTGATTTTGATATCGTCAAAAATATCGGTCCCGTCATCGATAATCCGATCCGCACAGCGGCGGACATTGACCGGCTGAAGCCGATTGATGTCGAAGGCGATCTGGGGCATATTTTGACCACGATTGAATTGTTGAACCGGGAGCTGGAGGTTCCGCTGATTACATTCGCGGGGGCTCCTTTCACCATTGCCAGCTATCTGATCGAAGGCCAGCCTTCCAAGAGTTACATCCGCACCAAAAGCATGATGTACGGCGAGCCGGAGCTTTGGCACCGATTAATGGATAAGCTGGGCGATATGGTGATCACTTATTTGCGTGCCCACGTGGCGCACGGCGGACAAGCGTTCCAGCTGTTCGACAGCTGGGTTGGAGCGCTTGCGCCTAAAGACTTCGAGCAGTTTGTGCTGCCGACAGTCACCCGTATTTTTGCCGAACTTCAGGATTTGAATGTGCCGAAAATATATTTTCCAGGCGTCAGCTCAGGCGAGCTGCTCCCGACGCTTTCCGGACTGCAGGCCGATGTCATCGGACTGGACTGGCGTGTCTCCCTTACGGAAGGCCGTAGAAGATTAGGCGGCAAACATGCTGTACAGGGCAACCTGGACCCTTATGTGCTAACGGCGCCAATGGAGGTTATCAAACGCCATGCGGCCGCCATCATTGATGAGGGCGTTCAGGAGCCGGGTTATGTGTTTAACCTCGGGCATGGCCTGTTCCCTGAGGCTTCCCTGGAGAAACTCCATGAATTAACCCAATTTGTTCATGAATACTCTGCTGAAGCGATCAGCCGCCGCGGGTTGTCTATGCAGAGCAAATAA
- the hemH gene encoding ferrochelatase, whose amino-acid sequence MSNKIGVLVMSYGTPASMDQIEAYYTHIRRGNRPTEEQLKELTDRYEAIVGGVFPLRANTDHQTESLQQALNKLTEEGRVDAEFVCYQGLKHAVPFIEDGVEQMAKDGIKEAVGIVLAPHYSVMSVGGYIKRAEAKAQEHGIAMKFVKEYHLNPSLIEAISRKVSAKLDQFEEAGAKRDQVRVLFSAHSLPARILDMGDPYKDQLLETSKAVADKLGIEHWQFTWQSAGRTAEPWLGPDILDTLKSLSTEQVEDVLVAPVGFVSDHLEVLYDLDIEAKAIAKEIDMRLERIEMLNSDPLYIQALCESITDALEKE is encoded by the coding sequence ATGAGCAACAAAATCGGTGTACTGGTTATGTCCTACGGGACTCCCGCAAGCATGGACCAGATCGAAGCTTATTACACTCACATCAGAAGGGGCAATCGCCCGACAGAGGAGCAGCTTAAAGAGCTGACCGACCGGTACGAAGCGATTGTCGGCGGCGTTTTCCCGCTCAGAGCTAATACGGATCATCAGACCGAATCCTTGCAGCAAGCCTTAAATAAGCTGACGGAGGAAGGCCGCGTAGACGCTGAATTCGTCTGTTATCAGGGATTGAAGCATGCGGTGCCTTTCATTGAAGACGGGGTGGAGCAGATGGCGAAAGACGGCATTAAGGAAGCTGTCGGCATCGTGCTGGCTCCTCATTATTCTGTAATGAGCGTGGGCGGTTATATCAAACGGGCTGAAGCTAAAGCGCAGGAACATGGCATCGCCATGAAGTTCGTCAAGGAATACCATTTGAACCCTTCGCTTATCGAAGCGATTAGCCGTAAGGTTTCAGCCAAGCTGGACCAATTTGAAGAAGCGGGTGCCAAACGCGATCAGGTCCGCGTCTTGTTCAGCGCGCACAGCTTGCCTGCACGCATTCTGGACATGGGCGATCCTTACAAGGATCAGCTGCTGGAAACGTCCAAAGCGGTGGCGGATAAGCTGGGCATCGAGCATTGGCAGTTCACCTGGCAAAGTGCAGGACGCACGGCTGAGCCTTGGCTTGGTCCAGACATTCTGGATACGCTTAAATCGTTAAGCACAGAGCAGGTAGAGGACGTGCTGGTAGCGCCGGTCGGCTTCGTTTCCGACCATTTGGAAGTGCTCTACGACCTGGATATTGAGGCTAAAGCGATTGCCAAGGAAATCGACATGCGTCTGGAACGGATTGAAATGCTGAACAGTGATCCGCTTTATATTCAGGCATTATGCGAGTCCATCACTGATGCTTTGGAAAAGGAATGA
- the hemG gene encoding protoporphyrinogen oxidase, with protein sequence MSEASSNHIIIVGGGLTGLSAAFYIRKFYREKGLRPAITVLEKSKVMGGKIESLHRDGFVIEKGPDSFLARKTAMIDLAKDLEIDHELVQQNPHSKKTYIVSRDRLHPMPGGLVLGIPTELKPFLKTGLISGPAKLRALMDFLIPARKGSGDESLGNFIERRLGTEVLENVTEPLLAGIYAGDTRNLSLQATFPQFGEVEKNYGSLIRGMMTGRKPVETHTGTKRSAFLTFRQGLQSLIHGLIHDLDDVELRTESEAVSFTRTGTGGYQVTLAGGEQLYADEIVVTSPAFAAAQFLRGHVDTSALEAINYVSVANVVLAFDKADFGEEFDGSGFLVPRKEKRNITACTWTSTKWLHTSPDDKVLLRCYVGRSGEEENVFLPDEALTELVLKDLKELMGLQAKPLFAEITRLPKSMPQYPVGHLDNIDRFQKELRDKIPGVYATGAAFRGVGLPDCIKQAKELAEEMAERQ encoded by the coding sequence GTGAGCGAAGCTTCTTCAAATCATATTATTATTGTCGGCGGTGGCCTTACGGGGCTGAGCGCTGCGTTCTATATCCGCAAGTTTTACAGGGAGAAAGGGCTGCGTCCCGCTATAACCGTTCTGGAAAAAAGCAAGGTAATGGGCGGTAAGATCGAATCGCTGCACCGTGACGGATTTGTGATCGAGAAGGGGCCGGATTCCTTCCTGGCCCGGAAGACGGCGATGATTGACCTCGCCAAGGACCTCGAAATCGATCATGAGCTTGTTCAGCAGAATCCGCATTCCAAAAAGACGTACATCGTCAGCCGCGACCGTCTGCATCCGATGCCCGGCGGGCTGGTGCTTGGCATTCCTACGGAGCTGAAGCCCTTCCTGAAGACCGGATTAATCTCCGGTCCGGCCAAGCTGCGGGCGCTGATGGATTTTCTGATTCCGGCCCGCAAGGGCTCCGGGGATGAATCCCTGGGGAATTTTATTGAACGCAGACTCGGAACCGAGGTGCTGGAGAACGTGACCGAACCGCTGCTGGCCGGCATTTATGCCGGGGATACACGAAACCTCAGCCTTCAGGCGACTTTCCCTCAGTTCGGGGAAGTGGAGAAGAATTACGGAAGCCTGATCCGGGGGATGATGACGGGCCGCAAGCCGGTCGAAACCCATACGGGAACGAAACGCAGCGCTTTCCTGACGTTCCGGCAGGGGCTGCAAAGCCTGATCCATGGCTTGATCCATGATTTGGACGATGTGGAGCTGCGGACGGAAAGTGAAGCCGTCTCCTTCACCCGGACAGGGACAGGAGGATATCAGGTTACGCTTGCAGGCGGCGAGCAGCTTTATGCCGATGAAATCGTCGTCACCTCGCCAGCCTTTGCTGCTGCCCAATTCCTGCGCGGCCATGTGGATACGTCTGCGCTTGAAGCCATTAACTATGTTTCGGTGGCCAATGTGGTGCTTGCTTTCGATAAAGCGGATTTCGGCGAAGAATTCGACGGCTCCGGATTCCTGGTTCCGCGCAAGGAGAAACGCAATATTACCGCCTGTACCTGGACCTCGACCAAATGGCTGCATACCAGCCCGGACGACAAGGTGCTCTTGCGGTGTTACGTAGGCCGTTCAGGCGAAGAGGAGAACGTGTTCCTGCCGGATGAAGCGCTGACGGAGCTTGTCTTGAAAGATCTGAAAGAGCTGATGGGACTTCAAGCTAAACCGTTGTTTGCCGAAATTACGCGCCTGCCTAAATCTATGCCGCAGTATCCGGTGGGACACTTGGACAATATTGACCGGTTTCAGAAGGAGCTGCGTGATAAAATTCCGGGCGTTTATGCGACCGGAGCTGCTTTTAGAGGTGTCGGCCTGCCCGACTGCATCAAACAGGCCAAGGAGCTGGCGGAAGAGATGGCGGAGCGCCAATAG
- a CDS encoding CapA family protein, with the protein MYPPRSAKYKQKKKQKQQRQTKVWSIINLTLIVAVCLVGLYIYYSSNDATTADSGPAASDSGNGTESSQSGTSGDHGTNSGTGSVDGQGSSNQSSSPDETGSNPAGASDRTSNSGSQDGSANPDPSGRGSSVAAGTNPVSQNSEQGQPAGNTSAGSPDDLVLHFGGDTLFSGKAETKLENAGYDYPFQYVNSLFTQDDLTVLNLETPVTYGGKGASDKQYVFKSSPKALEAMAEAGVDAVNLANNHTLDQGEEGLLDTLDHLKNAGIASVGAGVNADQAYAPQYFERKGIKIALFGFSRVLPKADWAAGASKPGIAGVYDPTRAYAAIKAARQKADLILVITHWGKERVQQFDDTQTALAHGLIDAGADLVIGGHPHVLQGLEQYKGKWIAYSTGNFIFTRSTNEKTWETAVFEARCSKSGSCGMKLIPYTAELAQPVPMQAEDAAKLLQEIQSLSPGVTVDKAGNVSAG; encoded by the coding sequence ATGTACCCACCTAGATCAGCAAAATACAAACAGAAAAAAAAGCAGAAACAGCAGCGGCAAACGAAGGTTTGGTCGATCATTAACCTTACGCTTATTGTCGCCGTTTGTTTGGTAGGCCTTTATATTTATTACAGTTCAAACGATGCAACCACGGCAGATTCGGGCCCGGCGGCATCTGATTCCGGAAACGGGACAGAATCATCGCAATCCGGGACTTCGGGAGACCATGGAACGAATTCGGGAACGGGATCAGTCGATGGCCAAGGTTCATCAAATCAGTCGTCCTCACCGGACGAAACAGGCTCCAATCCGGCTGGAGCTTCCGATCGTACCTCAAACAGCGGATCCCAGGACGGCAGTGCCAATCCTGATCCTTCCGGCAGGGGTTCCTCCGTAGCGGCGGGAACAAACCCGGTATCCCAGAATTCGGAGCAAGGTCAGCCTGCTGGCAATACGTCTGCAGGTTCTCCCGACGATTTGGTCCTTCACTTTGGCGGGGATACGCTGTTTTCTGGCAAAGCGGAGACAAAGCTGGAGAACGCCGGATATGATTATCCGTTTCAATACGTGAACAGCTTGTTTACACAGGACGATCTGACCGTGCTCAATCTGGAAACGCCTGTTACTTACGGCGGCAAAGGAGCATCGGATAAGCAGTATGTCTTCAAGTCCTCACCGAAAGCGCTGGAGGCGATGGCGGAAGCAGGAGTGGATGCCGTGAACCTGGCGAACAACCACACGCTGGATCAAGGGGAGGAAGGACTTCTCGATACGCTTGATCATTTGAAAAATGCAGGCATCGCCTCGGTTGGAGCTGGCGTTAATGCCGATCAGGCTTATGCTCCCCAATATTTTGAACGCAAGGGGATCAAAATCGCCCTGTTCGGCTTCAGCCGCGTGCTGCCGAAAGCCGACTGGGCGGCCGGCGCAAGCAAACCAGGCATCGCCGGGGTTTATGACCCGACCCGGGCTTATGCGGCCATTAAAGCTGCGCGCCAAAAAGCCGATCTTATCCTTGTCATTACGCATTGGGGTAAGGAGCGTGTGCAGCAGTTTGACGACACGCAAACGGCTCTGGCCCACGGGTTGATCGATGCGGGCGCCGATCTGGTCATCGGCGGGCATCCTCATGTCCTCCAAGGGCTGGAGCAATATAAAGGAAAATGGATTGCCTACAGCACAGGCAACTTCATCTTTACCCGGTCAACTAATGAGAAAACCTGGGAAACCGCCGTGTTCGAAGCCCGCTGCAGCAAGTCGGGCAGCTGCGGTATGAAGCTTATTCCTTATACAGCCGAGCTGGCCCAGCCGGTGCCGATGCAGGCTGAAGACGCGGCCAAGCTGCTGCAGGAGATTCAATCCCTATCCCCCGGGGTAACCGTTGACAAGGCAGGGAATGTTTCAGCAGGGTGA
- a CDS encoding glycerophosphodiester phosphodiesterase, with the protein MNRYCAAHRGYSGVAPENTMAAVRMAMEEPCVTWMEVDVQMSKDGIPVIIHDFSVNRTTSGRGLVREKTLAQLKKLDAGSWKSSFYAGEKIMTLDELLDTVKGRLKLNLEIKTQEGMYPGLEKKMIQAVRSREMQQDVVMTSFDVNALGKVKFEDPEIQTGLISDRRTPELFRRLKDLGCNFLSMAHRKIDDRLVAEAIRKEVRIMAWTVDRPQSMLRLAALDRNILICTNKPGVFRETFIEPAAIKPRRKWWRLGGRL; encoded by the coding sequence ATGAACCGATATTGTGCCGCCCACCGGGGCTACTCCGGTGTAGCACCTGAGAATACGATGGCTGCAGTACGCATGGCCATGGAAGAACCTTGCGTAACCTGGATGGAAGTGGACGTGCAGATGTCCAAGGATGGCATTCCGGTCATTATCCATGATTTTTCGGTGAACCGGACGACGAGCGGACGCGGGCTTGTCCGCGAGAAGACGCTCGCGCAGCTGAAGAAGCTGGATGCCGGAAGCTGGAAGTCTTCTTTCTATGCCGGTGAGAAAATTATGACTCTGGATGAGCTTTTGGACACCGTTAAAGGAAGATTGAAGCTCAATCTCGAAATAAAAACTCAGGAAGGGATGTATCCCGGCCTGGAGAAAAAAATGATTCAAGCCGTAAGAAGCCGGGAAATGCAGCAGGATGTCGTCATGACTTCCTTTGATGTCAATGCGCTCGGCAAAGTGAAATTTGAGGATCCCGAGATTCAAACCGGGCTGATTTCGGACCGGCGCACGCCGGAGCTTTTTCGGAGACTGAAGGACCTGGGATGTAATTTCTTATCGATGGCGCACCGGAAGATTGACGACAGGCTGGTTGCAGAAGCCATAAGGAAAGAGGTCCGGATTATGGCCTGGACGGTGGACCGGCCCCAGTCGATGCTCAGGCTGGCTGCGCTGGATCGGAACATTCTGATCTGCACCAACAAGCCGGGTGTATTCCGGGAAACTTTTATTGAACCTGCGGCAATCAAACCAAGAAGAAAATGGTGGAGACTGGGAGGCAGATTGTAA
- a CDS encoding fumarylacetoacetate hydrolase family protein — protein sequence MVQNVYCVGRNYKLHAEELGNEVPTEPMIFLKPSHAVVKADGRELPFPADQGEIHYETELVIRIGRPYEKGMAVQDLVDVAALGIDFTLRDVQSILKKKGQPWTAAKGFLHSAPITSYFAFPDKEELESKDFTLLLNGKEAQRGNVKNMIFSLQVIVDYIAEHYGLGEGDLIFTGTPEGVGPVAKGDKLELAWDGQVLGSCIIGSKES from the coding sequence ATGGTGCAAAATGTTTATTGTGTCGGGAGAAATTATAAGCTTCACGCAGAGGAACTGGGCAACGAAGTGCCTACCGAACCGATGATTTTTCTGAAACCGAGCCATGCGGTGGTCAAAGCGGACGGCAGAGAGCTGCCGTTTCCCGCGGATCAGGGAGAAATCCATTATGAAACGGAGCTTGTCATCCGTATCGGACGCCCTTATGAGAAAGGCATGGCTGTCCAGGACCTGGTCGACGTAGCGGCTCTGGGCATTGATTTTACGCTGCGGGACGTGCAGTCCATTTTGAAAAAGAAAGGCCAGCCGTGGACGGCAGCCAAAGGGTTTCTGCATTCGGCACCGATAACGTCCTATTTTGCCTTCCCGGACAAGGAGGAGCTGGAAAGCAAGGATTTCACTTTGCTGCTTAACGGCAAAGAAGCCCAGCGCGGCAACGTCAAAAATATGATCTTCTCCCTGCAGGTCATCGTGGATTATATCGCCGAGCATTACGGCCTTGGCGAAGGCGACTTGATCTTCACGGGTACGCCGGAAGGCGTTGGTCCTGTGGCTAAAGGAGACAAGCTTGAGCTGGCCTGGGACGGCCAAGTTCTGGGCTCCTGCATCATCGGCAGCAAGGAGAGCTAG
- a CDS encoding DUF92 domain-containing protein, translating to MLHWLIGFAGAAVIAGLAYLKRSLSLSGLIAAVIMGTIYYGAGSAFWFGILLVFFITSTVLSKWKKDRKSELEKSYAKTGTRDAGQVFANGGLGMLICLGYVIAPSLLWVYVFVGVMATVTSDTWATELGGLSRKPPRSVLTGRVVPKGTSGGVSLMGNAASLAGGLCIGLSAWLLLQLGGGFSTVGAVGAWALSLPGLLLSGGIGGFAGAMADSVLGATVQKMYRCPICRQVVEVERHCGHDTELYRGWSWMTNDAVNLISSAVGGLVALGLGFGLGT from the coding sequence GTGCTTCACTGGCTGATCGGCTTTGCGGGAGCGGCGGTGATAGCGGGTCTTGCTTACTTGAAACGTTCCCTGTCGCTGTCCGGTCTGATTGCGGCCGTGATCATGGGGACGATCTATTACGGAGCAGGCAGCGCCTTCTGGTTTGGGATTTTGCTCGTCTTTTTCATTACGTCAACCGTGCTGTCCAAATGGAAGAAGGACCGGAAAAGCGAGCTGGAGAAATCGTATGCTAAAACCGGAACACGCGATGCCGGTCAGGTGTTCGCCAACGGCGGACTTGGTATGCTGATCTGTCTCGGCTATGTGATTGCTCCTAGTTTGTTGTGGGTTTATGTTTTTGTCGGCGTCATGGCGACGGTAACGTCCGATACCTGGGCGACGGAGCTTGGCGGCCTCAGCCGCAAACCTCCACGTTCGGTGCTGACGGGCCGGGTGGTGCCTAAAGGCACTTCCGGCGGCGTCTCGCTTATGGGCAATGCCGCCTCATTGGCCGGCGGCTTGTGCATCGGGCTTTCCGCCTGGCTGCTCCTGCAGCTCGGCGGAGGTTTTTCAACTGTGGGAGCGGTGGGAGCGTGGGCGCTTTCGCTGCCGGGGCTGCTGCTGTCAGGCGGTATCGGCGGTTTTGCCGGAGCCATGGCCGATTCCGTGCTGGGAGCAACGGTCCAGAAGATGTACCGCTGTCCCATTTGCAGACAGGTCGTGGAAGTGGAGCGTCATTGCGGGCACGATACGGAATTGTACCGCGGCTGGTCCTGGATGACCAATGATGCGGTCAATTTGATCAGCTCCGCTGTAGGAGGACTGGTCGCTTTAGGGCTGGGCTTCGGGTTAGGTACTTGA